The genomic interval AGCGCTTCGGCGCCCGCGTCATTTCTCTGGCGGTGTTCACCCACAACCACGCCGCACTGCATTGCTACCGCTCGCTGGGTTTTAAAACCTACATGGTCGAACAATCCACCCGCCAGTTCGACGGCCATGCGCTGGAACTGGCCAGAATGCGCCTGACGCTCTGAGCCCGGGCCGGCTGAGCGCCATCGTCCGCCGAGTCGAATCCGTCCATGCGCAAACGCGCAACGTGCTGAGCGCTATTACCTCACAGACGCTAAGCGTCCGTGTTCGCCGGCGTGCCGCAATCCGGGCAGAAGTGGAAAAACGCATTCTTTTTCAAACCGCAGCCGGTACATTGCGACAACAACTGCAAACCGCAATGCATACAAAACGTCGGCGTATTGCCGTTCTGCAAAATCAGAGGGCGATCGCAGCCGGGGCACTGATTGCGCGCCAGCGCCGACAACGCGGCCTCGTAATGGATGGACTCCTTGCGCTCCTCCTGCGAGGCCGTCTGCTCCTGCCGTTTCTGCTCCAGATAAAGCTGCAACCGGTGCAACAACGCCCGGCCGCCGAAAAACGTCAGCACGACGCCGACGCCATAGCGGATATAGCCGCCAAAGCTGGGCAAATAAGGCACCAATTCGACGAAAAAGCCGAACAGCGCAAACAGCATGAACCCCCAGACAAACGGCCATTGATTGCTGCGGCGATAACGGCGAAACAGCAGGATCGCCGCCGCCAGCAGTGGGCCGACAAACGCCAGCCGGATAAAAAAGGCCTGCAATGCGGCGCGATCTATCGCCTGGATATAACGGGCGTCCGCGTCCTGCTGCAGTTGGGCCAGCGCCTGGGTCACGGGGCTGATTTGCGCCTGCAATTGCCGTTTCTGCTTCTGTAAATCGCCAAGCTGTCCATCAAGCTGTTTTTGCA from Musicola paradisiaca NCPPB 2511 carries:
- a CDS encoding zinc ribbon domain-containing protein translates to MRAFKPLRGPERLIRLGQWGVALLFAYFLIMISSGVLEDLPSLNDEPVRSSFVDQAAVDVQNQRMAPLQEARQKLDAALSEKQDERETAGNDYAKARASFDNWRVTRSSTELTDQNPEVIKRTRELDRLLALQKQLDGQLGDLQKQKRQLQAQISPVTQALAQLQQDADARYIQAIDRAALQAFFIRLAFVGPLLAAAILLFRRYRRSNQWPFVWGFMLFALFGFFVELVPYLPSFGGYIRYGVGVVLTFFGGRALLHRLQLYLEQKRQEQTASQEERKESIHYEAALSALARNQCPGCDRPLILQNGNTPTFCMHCGLQLLSQCTGCGLKKNAFFHFCPDCGTPANTDA